The DNA sequence TTTATCCAAAGAATATTTGCATAATTAAACAATTCCAAATCCGCCGACATCAAAGGAGAACGCATAGCCATAATCTATAATGGGATGTTTGGGTAATGGTAAAATTAGTGGAAATCTAAAATTCTCTaggaaattgaataatttttaagagaaaGAATTTATGGGCCGTAGTGGAAAATAAATCTCGTAATGTGGAAAACTGACAGGGAAAGTAAATCCTACTAAATATGTGTCATTTTAAAATTCCTTGAGAAACTTATATtacgtattttttttaaatacaattttatcttttaattttaatatataaatttatttaattacttataagtcctattttcttctataattaaccaaacacagtaaaataaattccaaaaatattcattttcagaaaactaaatcccaaaaactaattttaaaaaagaatttccttccatactcttttttttaccaaacatcTTATAAAAGTTGCTGATAAAGTGGTTGTTATTGGGTGTGGGCCGGGTGGGAATTTAATTCACCACGATGGACCACTTATACAGTTAATGCAAATTGACTATAGTGTGTGTCCTCGCCAACCTCAAAGGAACTGCAGATAGTttatgtccataacttttccatttttttttgttttttaagaaattatgttcatatataataattaaaaaataagtccagtaattaattaagaaatataatattatatatttctatagTATATAACATAGAGAACTTAAATGTTTGCTGTAACTATTAATTagaaattactttaaaaaaattgtatgtgATTGTTAACTAGAAaggactttatttatttatttattgtagaattaatttgttatcgaaAATCCATGCATATCTCACAAACTAGCCATAACATAGTCATAAATTTTGAAGTGAGGAAGAAACCAAAATCTATTAAATTAGTGACAGCCTCATCTatctaagaaaacaaaaatccatTAAGTTCGTGACAGCCTCATCTAACTACTTATGTACCCTGTGATGGttccgaatataaaaaaaaattattggtctCTAACTCGACCTAGCAAAGTAAAATCCCCCATATATTTAtactagtaataataaaaatgttgtCGAAAGAGCTAGCTCTACATGGCAAGGGAGCTAAGGAAGAGTTTTAGTTAGTCgtggaaaatataaaatacaataaaatgagTATAACAGAGAACATCATGACTATGAGAGGGCCTTACTTGGTGTGGAAAGACTTGACCGTCGTTGTTCCAAATGCAAATACAACAAGAAAGCTGCTCAATGAAATCGCTGGGTATGCTCAATCTAATCGGATTATGGCACTCATGGGTCCTTCTGGCTCTGGCAAATCCACCTTGCTTGATGCATTGGCTGGTATCTCTCTTAACTTCTCTATTATATATACATCACGTTCGATTTATTTTAGAGTTGATccatttgattaattagattCAAGGCGTAACCAACTTCCAATCATTTGGGCAGTATTTTTCCAATTCTTAAGTTTGAAGTTCAAATGAATTGCTTTCAGTTCGGATTGATTATTGAGGAATTttatcctttttaaaaaaatggaaatcaatttaaattaaaggttaattgtattttagtatATAAACTTTGATCAAATTGCATATTggactttaaaatttaaaacgttTACATATCACGCCTTTCATAGATCATTATTGAGTAATGTTGGGGTTGTGGTATTATATATACCTTAAAACATATAGAGACggtttttttttatcaagattttataatgaaaaaacCATTAAGATCTTTATCATTAGCTATTGgattctttaaaaattaaaagttaaaaatatcttGGTAGTTTAAATGAgataaatgatatattaaaattctaaaggGGAAAGTAAACTATATCTAAGTTCATTTaaaccataaaaataattttgcattttaacCCTTAAAACAATCAAAAAGTTGAGAAGTGAGATCCTGAAATGAGAATTCTCATATACACAataattttctagaaaaatagaATTAGTAATTCCTGATAATGAAAAATgatggaataaaataattattcatgttctttattttggtagcaataataataataataataaaaaggtgcaaggaaataaaaaggaaaaaggaaagaaaagaatataaaggtaaaaaagagaaaaaaaaaacaaaaaagtaacgtgtttttatgttattttatttttgaaaatatagattattaattttttttaaaaaattacaattccttATTTTGAAGAATTGTGATTCTATaggaataaataaatctaattttaaaaatacaaccaattaaaaaaatactaaaatttaaaaatgcctATTGTCATCTAATTTATAAATCAAACATgcttttaatctaattttaataaataatagataattATGTTATAAATGTCACATcccattaattattaattttttaatagttaaattttTGCCATATAAATATGCATGATTTAATTAAATCAGAAAATCTCTTATaagatatttattttacatatatatatatatatatatatacacacacaaatttGAAGCTTTCTTGAacctaaattaataaattacagGACGACTATCGGCAAATCTTAAAATGACAGGCCATGTTCTCTATAAAGGGAAGTTGGATAGCAGTAGCAGAGACTGCGTAGGCATTGTAAGTTATTAGCACACACTTTGTAACAACTACAATAACACACAATTTTCAACGACTACAATTGCACttccatatttaattttatatatataatttacaaaatatGGCTCTTTATTTTATGCCAGTCTTATTTGGCTCAAGAGGATGTTTTCTTGGGAACTCTCACAGTTCGAGAAACCATAGCTTACTCAGCAAATCTAAGGCTTTCAACAAAAATGGATAAAAATGAGATAAATGAGCTGGTAGAGAGAACAATTGTGGAGATGGGACTTGAACACTGTGCTAATAATAAGATAGGAAACTGGCATTTGAGAGGCATTAGCGACGGAGAAAAGAAGAGACTTAGCATCGCTTTGGAGATTTTAACACATCCCTATGTCATGTTTCTTGATGAGCCAACTAGCGGATTGGATAGTGCTTCGGCTTACTTTGTGATTGTGGCACTGCGGGATATTGCTCGTCATGGCAGGGTTGTTGTCTTCTCTATTCACCAGCCCAGTTACTATCTATTTGATCTTTTTGATGATCTGTACCTCCTCTCTGGTGGACGAGTTGTTTATTTTGGAGAAGCAAATATGGCTGTGAAGGTATACTTATTTTATTAGGACTAATAATTCAAagtcatataatttatttaaactgATGGTATAACAATCTTTGAATATGCAGTTCTTTGCCGAATCGGGATTTCCTTGTCCTGTGAGAAGAAACCCTACAGATCACTTCCTTCGATGTATCAATCCAGACTTTGACAATATTGCATCAACAATGCTAAGGTCCAAAAGTATTAATGTATGTACATAGAGGATGGAGATCTCATGTCTATTTTTATGTGTCCTTATCACTATTCTACTAATAGAAGAACctcaaattcattttaaaaagtactcttttttttttttcattttgtttattttatttcttaattaatgTTTTAGGGTATTGttcttaaattaattgatctcaTACATAGAAATAGATCGGAAACCATACATAGAAATATTTCACCcttcttattattgttcttaaattaattgatctcaAATTGAAACTTAATTGGTCAggttaatgttatatatatataatacacttGCAGGGAATTACAACAATGCCAGATTGTgttatgaatttgacaacaCAAGAAATCCAGGAAACACTCATCGAGAAATACAAGATTTCTGAATATTCAACTACTGCAAGAGACAAGATTCAGGATATTATCTTACTTGTATGCATCTAATAAATCTTCAAAATTCAGATTTAGTTGTTTTTCACaccattaattaatttccaaactCTAAAATATTTAAGCCAAAATTCATATACGTACTGTTATTGCAGGAAGAAAACATTAGCCTATCAAACAGAAGCAAAGCAAGGTGGTCGAAACAACTGAGCTCATTGATTCGTCGTTCTTTCTTAAACATGTCAAGAGACATCGGATATTACTGGCTAAGGATCGTATTCTACGTTGCAGTTTCAATAAGTGTTGGAAGTATCTACTTTAAAATTGATACATCCTTCCTTGCAATCACAGCCAGAGCAAAGTGTGAGGCTTTCATTTATGGCTTTATGATTTGCTTGTCCATTGGAGGCTTACCTTCTTTCATTGAAGAGCTCAAGGtataaatgtatacatatagaaaatattaaagtatgAATTACTTATGCTCACCAAAAATTCTGAATTATGAAATTCAACTAGCCAGGTCTATAATCGGGAAATGTTAAACAAGCATTACGGAGAAGGTCTACTTTCCATATCCAACTTCATCTCATCCTTGCCATTCCTGGTGGTAATCGCTGTGTCTTCAGGAACAGTGGTGTACAGCATGGTCAAACTTCATTCTGGATTTTCTCACTTCTGCTATTTCTGCATCAATTTCTTCTGCTACATCTCTGTTATAGAGTGTTCCATGATGGTTGTTGCAGCTTTGGTACCAAACGTTTTGATGGGCATTGGAATTGGAACTTCTCTAGTTGTATAATATTATCTTAATCCTCATAGTAATTttgcttaattaaaaaaaccttCTTTCATAATATGCTCTATTAATTTGTAGGTGTTCATGATGATGCCATCTGAAATCTTCAGACCACTTCCTGATCTTCCCAAGTTCTTTTGGCGCTATCCAATGTCCTACATCAGCTGTGCTTCCTGGGCACTACAAGTACCACATCCATACTACGATACtttatacataaatattttgtcatgctaaaatatataaacaacgtAGAACCATAACAAATCAACCTAATAATTTTAGCATcaaattcttttaatatattaatttttgaatagttTTGGTGGCTATGATTTAGAATTTAATTAaccataataaaaatttattaatatactaaattttttttttacaatcttattttaaaaaaataaattttataggaattttaaaaattaataatactttttaaatttcaacttttaaaatagTCTAATAGTAAAAATTCTTATGGTTTTACTTTTTAGTTCAActtgatgaattttttttttttggctaaaatgaTAGAAggttgcttatatatatatatatacatatatttccattatttatatgtgtatgtaaTTAATACACAGGGGGTATACAAAAATGATATGATTGGGCTTGAATTTGGTAACTCGGTGCCTGAAGACTCCAAGCTAAAGGGAGAAACTGTCCTGCTAACAGCTTTTGGAATACCTCTGGATCATTCAAAGTGGTGGGATTTGGCTGCTCTTATGTGTTTGTTAATATTCGATAGGCTACTCCTTTTTGTGGTACTCAAATATAAACAGAGAGTATCATCAGTATTGTGCAAGCTTTCTATCAAGAGAATTTTCCTACTGGGAGGCCTATCCATGAGATCTTCTTTATCAAGAAGCAACAGAGACCGAACTACCTTGCCGTGAAACAAAACTTTGCACCCATTATCTTCTCAAGAATGTCTTACATCTCCACTTCCTTAAATTAAGGCAGGACTtaatgtaaaaagaaaatacataacTTTTTGCTGATATATGTAGTCATTTTCTATGTCCACGTTGAACTTTTTAAGTTATTCAACCAAAACCcgattatatatagtttatgaaatatttttatttaaatcgtATGTAATCAGGTGACGAGCAACATAAGTTGTTCGATgttgcctatatatatatatatatatatattatcaaaatgttatgtaatcaaatattaatgtgacatttactaattaattactaGCGCTATGTTGTTGTCATCGTAGATAAAATTGAGCCATGATATTATATAAGCATATGGTCAATTAATTaccatattttcaaaaaactcagtttatctattttatatttagttttgagtttttaatacatttttttaattaagttcattaccaccataaaattttacctaaaaataaaaaattactaccagaaaaatgtattaaaaaaatcatctatGGCAATGTGCAGCGCCATCTCTCTTTTTTGGTCTTTCGGACACTACCACCTCATTTTTGCTTTGTTATTCTTTgccctttttggttttttgttttttttttttttccaaattttttttctttgattacaCATCATCATTCTCAATCcatattcaaaattattacaaattaacataaaaaaatataactaaataaaaaaacaatgttCATAATGaaacaaagtaaaaatatttttaaatttctactgTGATCACCACCATTATGCATCTAAGGTTTCAATCTCATAAagcctaaaaaataaattagaatatatCAAAAGTCAGCTataaagcaataaaaaaaaatatggttatattatataataatatgctttattttttattttttatcaaattacaaAATACCCTTGCTAACTGGTCAATGTCCAACCATTAACAACCCGTTAATTATTGTGGTCTTAAGGAATCCCTTATCCCTTATCGACCCAATCtatgaaaaattcaaattttttgtgcATATTCTTTCTGAGTTATTGCATCGTATGCACTTTTGCCAAGTCTACTTGGCTAATTATTCACATTTATacttgtaaatgataaaaaaaattctttatttgattttatatttaagttaaaGTTTCTTTGGCCATATATCACCCATATtcctatattttataaattcattattgttttttgctaataacttttttttctttttatctttctttctctctttttcttttttttttttttagcaactGTTGTGTGCGTGTGGGCCGGGGTCCAATTTTTTCTTCAGCCTAGCTACTGTGGGACCACCTATACCGTAGAGCATATACATAGCTATGCCATtaactttttcaaaacttctTTTTCGGGAaaaatatatacgtatattgacgtttacatatattaaaaaaaaaaaaaactgtaattATGAACCATAAGATGATATTATATATCTCTATGTATACTATAGCATAGAGAacttaatttgttttatgattaattattaattagaaatgacttttttatttttattttttggtatatatGGAATTTGTTTTGAAAAGCCGTGCGAATCTCACTAAATAGCTATATACCAAAtgagatagaaaataaaatatattaaaattcttgaCAGACTATCTAACTACCATACTTAATTCATGTGCAGGAAATATACTGTGCAGTATTCTCTCAAGAGCTAGCAACATATATAAAGCAGAGAGACAGGGAAGAGTTGGTCGTGGAAATACACAGCTGCAAAGGTGAAGTTGTAGTGGATATATACACATAGGCGTAAATATAATAGAATGAGCATAACAGAGAACATCAGAGGCCCTTACTTGGTATGGAAAGACTTGACGGTGCTGGTACCAAATCCAAATACGGCAAGAAAGGTGTTGAATGAGATCTGTGGTTTTGCCCAACCTAATCGGATTATGGCACTCATGGGTCCTTCTGGATCTGGTAAATCCACCTTGCTTGATGCATTAGCTGGTATATCTCTCTCTTATCTCTCAATCTctctttgttatatatatatatatatatatatatatacatatatggagaAAAATTTGCAGACCACTTAATTCTGAATCCTTGACAAATCCTGGATAATTTTTCctagtaaatatataaatatatatatatatatatatgtatatgtatatatattatatctatataataagCTTTGTTGGATTTGATTAATTAGATTCAGATATGTTATCATAATTTTCAATGATAATGttgattttttctaaataggattttaatatgtattattaaatctatatttgatcatttttaaattttaaatcttaatcatttatataagtttaataaaataaatcttatttaaaattaactatatatatatatatgtataatttaaaaatataacatagaTTGCATATTatttgtgtcaggacccgtccagaattccttccccggaaccctagacagccctgatcccagggaaaccctaccggaccctccaaaggaaaatccgacagagcctcccctaagggatttacttaccacaaattacctgcactgaaaacacacttctaaaaacatcccattattcctcccacaaactacaaactgattccacaaattccagcacttctcaaagcaacaacagtccagtgcataaataaaacagaagtattccaatagtatacagagccttaagaagtgctaaacaacagaaatacaacaaggctgaaaagaaataatacactgaaatgaaagagtacaaagaaacttctcgaaacacaacagcagcggaaaacttggttcgctccggaagaacgtctaccaccatttgcacctaagggaacggaatttaagagtgtgagatgctaatcatctccgtgagtaacccgaactactgaacaccttttgataataataataaaataataacaattaaggagtggaacaaataccaacaattaataataaataataataacctttggaaaataatgatttccctcaaaactctcaccaatcgctccgtttgaaatgttccctttttaaaaccttttcgcaaaacccaatgtgcatacctcccaaaacccaagggattaaataatttaacaacaacaattaaataaatacataccccaaatatataataaaaatataataaattataataaataaattttgaacacctttggggtttaaaccattatttgcaattacaccgacaattacacctgacgcaccacaccatataccggtgatgccctccgatacccagcgtcccgagcaccgactggcgggaggttaaagagagaaacctgcagtggtcacttcggcgtcccgacagtaccgactgctaaaaaccatcacccggccaaggaggggggcggctgtgcgcaacaataaccttgcctgcccacggtccaatggcaactcacgggtgaagtaataaccgcacgctaaaccatataataaccgcgtgctaaaccacgtgtccatacaccatacaccagaacaccaatactgtatgagtgcgtctaaaaataaacatgaacaaccaaccgtactgtttttccaaaaaccaccgtgggaagtataccaaaatttcacaaaacaccatcccacatattttatccaatcacccggtacaAAACAGCGATAACagcaaaccacaattttctcgaaatacaaaatgcaaccataaaaataccgcgggcataatttataaaatttaaccaaatattttcacaaaatatttaacccagttatgcccgagaaatcacatttgaaaccacgtaaaattaataccgaaacataccttgctcatgcataacaaataaattaaattaaaccgcattaaaaccataattaaaccacaccacatgagcgtaattaaatactaaattaaataccaattaaatttaattaattgcccaaaataattttttgaaagtgggtcactcacctggagagcgcaaatcaactaagatcctcctcgggatccactccactactcgcgcgtgcacctaaacaaccacagtgcacaaaccaaaaatattaatattttattcgggtaattcccaaatggatacccggggagcgaacaccaagcgacatctaagggttacgagttatataccgaatcgaagctcgcgtgatgaggatcacggattcggtcttactttccggtgatcgaacccgacggggtcggaatctcgccggaaagcttttcgagtttcggctccgcaattctcccaaaccgtcgcgaattggcggaaacggaagtcggatttgggttcaggaggtcgaacactgcggactggagctggccggaattttcgggtactcgccggaacagtattttccggcaggccgccacggtcaccagcaacggtcaccggaacagtattttccgacagtggccgtttgctgtgaaattttgcagatttgtagatcgtgaggagagcaatccaacgggaccgacggtgagcaaaacggaggtcggacggcggagaaatcaccgtttgaagattttcgacccctcgtcggaaaacgctccgatcccggcgcgtcggtggtccgatggccgtgatttttggtgggtaggccggacttgaggagaggatcaaggctgtcaggcgcgtgtggccggaaaatggcccgaacagtgccgattcgcggtggccggcggtggagggaaaaatcgccaccaaacttcggacgtccgatccgggcgcgtccggtggccgttcaccgtgaaacttggaggttttgccggaaatgaggtgggcaagctttctgtccggcgcgtgtacagtaactcggccggaacagtggcaaaatccggtggccggcagtggctctctctctctctttctctctcctctctctctttctctctcttctctctcttccccgagagtttttcaaaattaaaacccagtgtgacactgttcatgccacgtggaccaatcagaagctgacacgtggcatttcactgttcaccgacccaaaaacattaaaataatacggtatccggtaaacttcaaacgtccataactttttaaccggatgtccgttttgagcgtgccgctagtctgtgaattcgtatcgacgagcacttcacaaccatgcatgagtcaaagctcaattccccataaacaaaaagtcaactccggcaccccttggacagtttggaccgcaacttgttttgctcataactttcaaaccgtagctccgttttcgacgtgctaccagtctacgaactcgtggcatcgtgcacttcgccacggtaccctagtcatctcgaaattcccaccgagtcaaaaagtcaacttttgacccctttggtcaacggtcaacagtcaacctcgatcaacgtgcacggattccggtgcgatttgggacggggtgttacaatttggACATTAGTTTGGATAAAATAAGATGTTTTATATCATGATCAAACCATTGTATAAATAtcaatacaaatatatgtatattgtgtatataatttttttttttttggtggtaaatgtttaaaataatagtatgcaattgttactaaattgaaaaataaataaatgaaatccaAAAGTTAGTATTTTTACTAGGAATTTGGTGGAACGTGGTTGAAGCTGCTAACTTCGAAATTTCATTTTTGAGTTTCTAAAATCACTCATGACCATAGATAGCTGGAATGACCAGGCAATACGTCGAATGTAGTAGTTCCCGTTTAgcttttaaatagaaaaaattaggggcttgtttttttgtttatttattcatggtATCAAAAATAGGTATTTCATAAAAGGGAGTGTTCTCCCAAGCATTTGGTTTACAGAAATAGAATAATGATTGctattttatatgtttggtaactataaaaaaatatattcaaaatttagattttaaaaaatatcaaatttggttaaatcaatttttatatttatgtaaataatttgttaattgtaataaaccatataaatttaaatatattacaagTATAGTAAAGatatctttaaaattaatataaataatatgaaagCAACAgttctaaagttttaaaaataaatagctatttttctaatatgaaggattatctattttttaaaatgattatattttatttaaaaatgtaccaagaataagaaaaattgtggaataaaatgtatttattccgCATTTTTTTGCTATctgtttttaataaataatttgataaaccaACTCGACTAGTGAAATGATCTCATCCAACTTTGTATAAGcagttatatatttattttttcattttttagaaATGGACGCGTTATCTGGGTAAAAAAAGGGGcagttttcttttttagatCTACCCAAAACTCAACCAAATCGTGACTCGAATAGACATGTGGAGTGCATAAATATGGATGCTTAGACTAAAGCTACCCTGCTTCGTCAAAAAGGGGCCAGTTTGAATGAATGAAGTTGTTGATATACCCACCAAAAAAACTTGTTCATGTACCGTATAATAAATAAACTCTTCTAAAGTTTGGATTGCAAGTTTTACCCACCCGGAATTAATTAATGACAGGACAACTATCAGCAAATGTGAAAATGACAGGTCAAGTTCTCTATAAAGGGAAGATGGGTGGCAGTAGCAGAGACGGCGTAGGCATTGTAAGTAGTAGCACACAACTTGCAACAACTACAGTTGTATTtccatatttaatatattatactaactCATAAAATAATGTGCATGTGTATCTCTTTATTTGATGCCAGTCTTACTTGAATCAAGAGGATATTTTCTTGGGAGCTCTCACCGTTCGAGAAACCATAACTTACTCAGCGAATCTAAGGCtttcaaaaaaaatggataaaaatgAGATAAATGAGCAGGTAGAGAGAACAATCATGGAGATGGGACTTGAACACTGTGCTAATAATAAGATAGGAAACTGGCATTTGAGAGGTATTAGCGATGGAGAAAAGAAGAGACTTAGCATCGCTTTGGAGATTTTAACACACCCCTATGTCATGTTTCTTGATGAACCAACTAGTGGACTGGATAGTGCTTCGGCTTACTTTGTGATTTTGGCACTGCGGAATATTGCTCTTCATGGCAGGATTGTGGTCTGCTCTATTCACCAACCTAGTTACTATCTCTTTGATCTTTTTGATGATCTGTACCTCCTCTCCGGTGGACAAGTTGTTTATTTTGGAGAAGCAAATATGGCTGTCAAGGTATATTTATTC is a window from the Ziziphus jujuba cultivar Dongzao chromosome 11, ASM3175591v1 genome containing:
- the LOC107431614 gene encoding ABC transporter G family member 15-like isoform X1 codes for the protein MSITENIMTMRGPYLVWKDLTVVVPNANTTRKLLNEIAGYAQSNRIMALMGPSGSGKSTLLDALAGRLSANLKMTGHVLYKGKLDSSSRDCVGISYLAQEDVFLGTLTVRETIAYSANLRLSTKMDKNEINELVERTIVEMGLEHCANNKIGNWHLRGISDGEKKRLSIALEILTHPYVMFLDEPTSGLDSASAYFVIVALRDIARHGRVVVFSIHQPSYYLFDLFDDLYLLSGGRVVYFGEANMAVKFFAESGFPCPVRRNPTDHFLRCINPDFDNIASTMLRSKSINGITTMPDCVMNLTTQEIQETLIEKYKISEYSTTARDKIQDIILLEENISLSNRSKARWSKQLSSLIRRSFLNMSRDIGYYWLRIVFYVAVSISVGSIYFKIDTSFLAITARAKCEAFIYGFMICLSIGGLPSFIEELKVYNREMLNKHYGEGLLSISNFISSLPFLVVIAVSSGTVVYSMVKLHSGFSHFCYFCINFFCYISVIECSMMVVAALVPNVLMGIGIGTSLVVFMMMPSEIFRPLPDLPKFFWRYPMSYISCASWALQGVYKNDMIGLEFGNSVPEDSKLKGETVLLTAFGIPLDHSKWWDLAALMCLLIFDRLLLFVVLKYKQRVSSVLCKLSIKRIFLLGGLSMRSSLSRSNRDRTTLP
- the LOC107431614 gene encoding ABC transporter G family member 15-like isoform X2; the encoded protein is MSITENIMTMRGPYLVWKDLTVVVPNANTTRKLLNEIAGYAQSNRIMALMGPSGSGKSTLLDALAGHVLYKGKLDSSSRDCVGISYLAQEDVFLGTLTVRETIAYSANLRLSTKMDKNEINELVERTIVEMGLEHCANNKIGNWHLRGISDGEKKRLSIALEILTHPYVMFLDEPTSGLDSASAYFVIVALRDIARHGRVVVFSIHQPSYYLFDLFDDLYLLSGGRVVYFGEANMAVKFFAESGFPCPVRRNPTDHFLRCINPDFDNIASTMLRSKSINGITTMPDCVMNLTTQEIQETLIEKYKISEYSTTARDKIQDIILLEENISLSNRSKARWSKQLSSLIRRSFLNMSRDIGYYWLRIVFYVAVSISVGSIYFKIDTSFLAITARAKCEAFIYGFMICLSIGGLPSFIEELKVYNREMLNKHYGEGLLSISNFISSLPFLVVIAVSSGTVVYSMVKLHSGFSHFCYFCINFFCYISVIECSMMVVAALVPNVLMGIGIGTSLVVFMMMPSEIFRPLPDLPKFFWRYPMSYISCASWALQGVYKNDMIGLEFGNSVPEDSKLKGETVLLTAFGIPLDHSKWWDLAALMCLLIFDRLLLFVVLKYKQRVSSVLCKLSIKRIFLLGGLSMRSSLSRSNRDRTTLP
- the LOC107431614 gene encoding ABC transporter G family member 15-like isoform X3, with translation MQIQQESCSMKSLGMLNLIGLWHSWVLLALANPPCLMHWLSYLAQEDVFLGTLTVRETIAYSANLRLSTKMDKNEINELVERTIVEMGLEHCANNKIGNWHLRGISDGEKKRLSIALEILTHPYVMFLDEPTSGLDSASAYFVIVALRDIARHGRVVVFSIHQPSYYLFDLFDDLYLLSGGRVVYFGEANMAVKFFAESGFPCPVRRNPTDHFLRCINPDFDNIASTMLRSKSINGITTMPDCVMNLTTQEIQETLIEKYKISEYSTTARDKIQDIILLEENISLSNRSKARWSKQLSSLIRRSFLNMSRDIGYYWLRIVFYVAVSISVGSIYFKIDTSFLAITARAKCEAFIYGFMICLSIGGLPSFIEELKVYNREMLNKHYGEGLLSISNFISSLPFLVVIAVSSGTVVYSMVKLHSGFSHFCYFCINFFCYISVIECSMMVVAALVPNVLMGIGIGTSLVVFMMMPSEIFRPLPDLPKFFWRYPMSYISCASWALQGVYKNDMIGLEFGNSVPEDSKLKGETVLLTAFGIPLDHSKWWDLAALMCLLIFDRLLLFVVLKYKQRVSSVLCKLSIKRIFLLGGLSMRSSLSRSNRDRTTLP